One genomic window of Trichlorobacter lovleyi includes the following:
- a CDS encoding HD-GYP domain-containing protein: MTPPSQKTESFAITSLRSLMELASLVNSSLDPAEVRRLAVEAVPRCVGADAASLLLLDGETGELYFEAASGEKGRHLKEVRLKPGEGIAGWVARKGGAVIVDDVKHDPRFASDIDRFTGYDTRNMIVAPVATKEKVWGVLQVLNKLTGVFNDHDLELVQALADQVAIAIENASMYQEMRLTFLGVTTALAEALELRDPYTGGHTRRVHEYSVLIASHLGLSEEEMDILRLAAIMHDIGKIGVSDQVLRKPGRLNQEEFNEMCRHPEAGVDIIEHLPQLSRVVPGVLHHHEQYDGSGYPHRRQSEEIPLHARIIAVADAFDAMTSDRPYRKALTFEAAFAELQRCSGQQFDPRLVTIFQQAWHNGELCVPNKEG; encoded by the coding sequence ATGACTCCGCCCAGTCAAAAAACAGAATCATTTGCAATAACCTCCTTACGCTCCTTGATGGAGCTCGCTTCCCTGGTTAATTCATCTCTTGACCCTGCCGAGGTGCGCCGTTTGGCCGTTGAGGCGGTGCCGCGTTGCGTAGGGGCTGATGCTGCCAGTCTGCTGCTGCTGGATGGTGAGACCGGTGAACTCTACTTTGAGGCGGCAAGCGGTGAAAAGGGGCGGCACCTGAAAGAGGTGCGCCTGAAACCCGGTGAAGGGATAGCCGGTTGGGTTGCCCGTAAAGGTGGAGCTGTTATTGTGGATGATGTCAAACATGACCCCCGTTTTGCGTCAGATATTGACCGCTTTACCGGTTATGACACCAGAAACATGATTGTGGCACCGGTTGCCACCAAGGAAAAGGTCTGGGGAGTGTTACAGGTACTGAATAAGCTGACAGGCGTTTTTAATGACCATGACCTTGAACTGGTGCAGGCCCTGGCTGACCAGGTTGCCATTGCCATTGAAAACGCCTCGATGTACCAGGAAATGCGTTTGACCTTTCTGGGGGTGACCACTGCCCTGGCCGAGGCCCTGGAGCTGCGTGATCCTTATACAGGCGGGCATACCCGGAGGGTGCATGAGTATTCTGTTCTGATCGCCTCGCATCTGGGGCTGTCTGAGGAGGAGATGGATATCTTGCGTCTTGCTGCTATTATGCATGATATCGGCAAGATAGGTGTTTCTGACCAGGTCTTGCGTAAGCCGGGACGCCTGAACCAGGAAGAGTTCAACGAGATGTGCCGCCACCCTGAAGCCGGTGTCGATATTATTGAGCATCTGCCCCAGTTATCACGGGTTGTTCCCGGGGTCTTGCATCACCACGAGCAGTATGACGGCAGCGGTTATCCCCACAGGCGTCAGTCTGAAGAGATTCCACTACATGCCAGGATTATTGCCGTTGCTGACGCCTTTGATGCCATGACATCAGATCGGCCCTACCGAAAGGCCCTCACCTTTGAAGCTGCCTTTGCTGAACTGCAGCGTTGCTCAGGGCAACAGTTTGATCCCCGTTTGGTGACGATCTTTCAACAGGCCTGGCACAATGGAGAACTATGTGTACCGAATAAAGAGGGATAG
- the mazG gene encoding nucleoside triphosphate pyrophosphohydrolase, giving the protein MTTNHDQFNQIMSIMRRLRAPGGCPWDAEQTHESLKRYLLEESYEVLEAIDSGSDDLLKEELGDLLLQPVFHAAIAEERGAFTMEDVLATLSDKLIRRHPHVFGDQVIKDSEAQVANWEKIKKAEKGEERRSALSGIPPHLPALMKAQKITEKASRVGFDWEHVDQVMAKVLEELHEFEEAMEQGRQDRMEAELGDLLFAIVNLGRFLALDPEEALRKTIARFQNRFSYIEDRLHANERHLQDASLDEMEALWVEAKSRENS; this is encoded by the coding sequence ATGACAACCAACCACGATCAATTCAATCAGATCATGTCTATTATGCGCCGTCTGCGCGCCCCTGGCGGATGCCCTTGGGACGCAGAGCAAACCCACGAAAGCCTGAAGCGCTACCTGCTTGAAGAATCCTATGAGGTCCTAGAGGCGATTGACAGCGGTTCTGATGACCTGTTGAAGGAAGAGCTGGGAGACCTGCTGCTGCAACCGGTCTTTCATGCCGCCATTGCCGAGGAGCGCGGCGCCTTCACCATGGAGGATGTTTTGGCAACCTTGTCTGACAAACTGATCCGGCGTCACCCCCATGTCTTTGGCGATCAGGTGATCAAAGACAGTGAAGCCCAGGTAGCTAACTGGGAAAAGATCAAGAAAGCAGAAAAGGGAGAAGAGCGCCGTTCCGCCTTGTCAGGGATCCCCCCTCACCTGCCGGCCCTGATGAAGGCCCAGAAGATAACTGAAAAGGCGTCCAGGGTTGGATTTGACTGGGAGCATGTGGATCAGGTCATGGCCAAGGTGCTTGAAGAACTGCATGAGTTTGAAGAGGCCATGGAGCAGGGACGTCAGGATCGTATGGAGGCTGAACTTGGCGACCTGTTGTTTGCCATTGTCAATCTGGGACGGTTTCTCGCACTGGATCCTGAAGAGGCACTTCGCAAGACCATTGCACGTTTCCAGAATCGCTTCAGCTACATTGAAGACCGTCTGCACGCCAATGAACGTCATCTTCAGGATGCAAGCCTGGACGAGATGGAGGCCTTATGGGTCGAGGCAAAGTCGCGGGAAAATTCCTGA
- a CDS encoding methylated-DNA--[protein]-cysteine S-methyltransferase, which yields MHTVCASRYTTGQGTGAVLATDQGICRVWLPGDDLSDLDRSVFRESDLTRKAAQQLTEYFQGYLQQFDLPVDISALTLFQQQVLQLTMQIPYGSSTTYGELAGKVGSPGAARAVGGALGANPVPVIIPCHRVVASSGALTGYSATGGIMMKKFLLSLEGVDFRANKKV from the coding sequence ATGCATACCGTCTGTGCATCACGTTACACCACCGGGCAGGGCACCGGTGCCGTGCTTGCAACCGACCAGGGGATCTGCCGGGTCTGGTTGCCGGGTGATGATCTGTCTGATCTTGACAGGAGCGTCTTCCGTGAATCTGACCTTACCAGAAAGGCAGCGCAACAGTTGACCGAGTACTTTCAGGGCTATTTGCAACAGTTTGATCTACCGGTTGATATTTCTGCGCTTACCCTGTTTCAGCAGCAGGTGCTGCAACTGACCATGCAGATCCCCTATGGCAGCAGTACTACCTATGGAGAACTGGCGGGCAAGGTCGGTTCTCCGGGGGCCGCCCGTGCGGTGGGTGGTGCCCTGGGTGCCAATCCGGTGCCGGTCATCATTCCCTGTCACCGTGTTGTTGCCTCCAGTGGTGCCCTGACCGGGTACAGTGCCACAGGGGGCATTATGATGAAAAAATTCTTACTATCACTGGAAGGTGTTGATTTCAGGGCAAACAAAAAGGTCTGA
- the murJ gene encoding murein biosynthesis integral membrane protein MurJ, with the protein MSEKKGILKAAGVLGSATILSRVMGMVRDIVVARLFGAGMATDAFFAAFQIPNMLRRFFAEGALTAAFVPTFSETLVQEGEERARELANLCFTLLTMVVAFITLLGILFSPLIIKLMFPGFAAVPGKFELTVLLNRVMFPYLFFISLVALCMGILNTVRHFFTPAISTVFLNIAMILAALLLRPLFQFPITALAVGVLLGGLIQLLLQLPVLWRKGFPIRPRFGFNEPKVRKIALLMLPATLGVGVYYLNITVGNILASLLPQGSVSYLYYAQRLFEFPQGVFTVSVAQAVLPAMSRQAAEGDLEAMKDSLNYGVRLTLFVTIPALVGLAVCAEPLMALLFMGGKFDYVMAQQSARALLFYATGLSCVALVRVLAPAFYALKDTKTPVMTAFVSFLLNLGFSLWLMGPLLHGGLALASSLSALGNMLLLFWLLRRKAGLLGGRRMVRTALSAVAASLPMGVAAWWMTGLMNWSLPDQKLLKVAGLGGIVLTALLLYGLSSYLFRSEEATEFLGLVKKKIRR; encoded by the coding sequence ATGTCTGAAAAGAAGGGGATTCTGAAGGCTGCCGGTGTATTGGGCAGCGCCACCATATTATCCCGCGTGATGGGCATGGTGCGGGATATCGTGGTGGCGCGTCTTTTTGGTGCCGGTATGGCCACGGATGCCTTCTTTGCAGCCTTTCAGATTCCCAACATGCTACGCCGCTTTTTTGCCGAAGGGGCGCTGACTGCTGCCTTTGTGCCCACTTTTTCCGAGACCCTGGTGCAGGAGGGAGAAGAAAGGGCGCGGGAGCTGGCTAACCTCTGTTTCACCCTGCTGACTATGGTGGTTGCCTTTATCACGTTGCTGGGTATCCTGTTTTCTCCTCTGATCATCAAGCTGATGTTTCCTGGTTTTGCTGCAGTACCGGGCAAGTTTGAACTGACGGTCCTGTTGAATCGGGTCATGTTTCCCTATCTCTTTTTTATCTCGCTGGTGGCCCTTTGTATGGGTATCCTCAATACGGTGCGCCACTTCTTTACCCCGGCCATCTCTACGGTCTTCCTGAATATAGCCATGATCCTGGCCGCCTTGCTGCTACGCCCCCTGTTTCAATTTCCGATTACTGCCCTGGCAGTGGGGGTGTTGCTGGGAGGGCTGATCCAGCTACTGTTGCAACTGCCGGTACTGTGGCGGAAAGGCTTTCCGATCCGTCCCCGTTTTGGATTTAACGAACCTAAAGTCAGGAAGATCGCCCTGCTGATGTTACCTGCCACTTTAGGTGTTGGGGTCTATTATCTTAATATCACAGTCGGAAATATTCTGGCTTCACTGTTGCCACAAGGTTCTGTCTCTTACCTGTACTATGCCCAGCGTCTGTTTGAATTTCCCCAGGGGGTCTTTACGGTGTCGGTTGCCCAGGCAGTGCTGCCTGCCATGAGCCGTCAGGCAGCTGAAGGTGATCTTGAGGCCATGAAGGATTCGCTTAACTACGGGGTGAGGTTGACCCTGTTTGTGACCATCCCGGCCCTGGTTGGACTTGCCGTCTGTGCTGAGCCCTTGATGGCACTGCTGTTCATGGGGGGGAAGTTTGATTACGTCATGGCGCAGCAATCGGCCCGGGCCCTGCTTTTCTATGCAACCGGTCTGTCATGTGTGGCACTGGTGCGGGTGCTGGCTCCGGCCTTTTATGCCCTGAAAGATACAAAAACTCCGGTCATGACAGCTTTTGTCTCTTTTTTGCTTAACCTTGGCTTCAGTCTCTGGTTGATGGGGCCACTTCTGCATGGTGGTCTGGCCCTGGCCTCTTCCTTGTCAGCTTTGGGCAATATGCTGCTTCTGTTCTGGCTGCTGCGTCGTAAGGCAGGTTTGCTGGGGGGGCGCAGGATGGTGCGCACAGCCCTTTCCGCAGTTGCGGCTTCTCTGCCGATGGGGGTGGCTGCCTGGTGGATGACCGGGCTGATGAATTGGTCTCTACCGGACCAGAAGCTGTTGAAGGTGGCCGGGCTGGGCGGCATTGTGCTGACTGCCCTGTTGTTATACGGCCTGTCCAGTTATCTGTTCCGCTCAGAAGAGGCCACCGAGTTTCTCGGGTTGGTGAAGAAAAAGATACGGAGGTAG
- a CDS encoding fatty acid desaturase CarF family protein: MSQIACKQQQFNAAMQRYTGLQRYQVVSTLVAVANLSLQCCLLFRVWRYSIGAAWQVAVMLVAFPVTDFVNGLVHMYMDNNDRYESLAGPLIANFHLHHKTPQYKKRNLLAVYFIETGSKVWLVSYLAIIYLSAVFFAIPPVVLFVLVYVGILSSVAEVSHYLCHSSTSGLSRLLGNCGILLSKRHHVRHHLQDNTSYAFLNGISDPLLNLIAARIYKGYKQTTDLHYATYTATETTAR; encoded by the coding sequence ATGTCTCAGATCGCATGCAAACAGCAGCAGTTTAACGCTGCCATGCAGCGCTATACCGGCCTACAACGGTATCAGGTAGTCAGTACCCTGGTGGCCGTTGCCAATCTGTCCCTGCAGTGCTGCCTTCTGTTCCGTGTCTGGCGCTACTCGATCGGTGCAGCCTGGCAGGTGGCGGTCATGCTGGTGGCATTTCCGGTCACTGATTTCGTTAATGGATTGGTGCATATGTACATGGACAATAATGACCGGTATGAGTCCCTGGCAGGGCCGTTGATCGCCAATTTCCACCTGCACCACAAAACACCTCAGTACAAGAAACGCAATCTGCTGGCTGTCTATTTTATTGAAACCGGATCAAAGGTCTGGCTGGTTAGCTATCTTGCAATTATCTACCTGTCTGCTGTTTTTTTCGCTATCCCCCCGGTGGTTCTGTTTGTTCTGGTCTATGTGGGGATTCTCTCCTCCGTTGCCGAGGTGTCCCACTATCTGTGTCACAGTTCCACCTCCGGTCTTTCACGGCTGCTCGGGAATTGCGGCATCCTGCTTTCAAAACGGCATCATGTCCGCCACCATCTGCAGGATAATACCAGCTATGCCTTTCTCAACGGCATCTCCGACCCGCTGCTAAATCTGATAGCCGCACGCATCTACAAGGGGTATAAGCAGACCACGGATCTGCATTATGCCACCTATACGGCCACTGAGACCACAGCCCGCTAA
- a CDS encoding tetratricopeptide repeat protein: MLLNRQHGDSDVSVPSHERKFAGALQLLRQGNEQGARELLEQVVMAPGLPGVTDDALFRLALLRLRDGGEKGGQEGYSLLARLAKEYPDSIWTHQSAALSGYLVSTQRLFEKQRETRPLRELNLQLSRENKELRLNLEKLKNLDLELDQKRRR; this comes from the coding sequence ATGCTGTTGAACCGCCAGCATGGCGATAGCGACGTCTCCGTGCCGTCCCATGAACGGAAGTTTGCCGGGGCACTACAGCTTTTGCGCCAGGGTAATGAACAGGGGGCGCGGGAACTGCTGGAACAGGTCGTTATGGCTCCGGGATTGCCGGGGGTGACAGATGATGCCCTTTTCAGGCTTGCCTTGCTGAGGTTGCGGGACGGGGGTGAAAAAGGGGGGCAGGAGGGTTACAGCCTGTTGGCCCGGCTGGCAAAAGAATACCCTGACAGCATCTGGACCCACCAGTCAGCCGCATTATCCGGCTACCTTGTGTCAACCCAGAGGCTGTTTGAGAAACAGCGCGAGACCAGGCCGCTACGGGAGCTCAATCTGCAGCTCAGCCGGGAGAACAAGGAGCTCCGGCTCAACCTGGAAAAACTGAAGAACCTAGACCTGGAACTGGATCAAAAACGCAGGCGTTAG
- a CDS encoding GGDEF domain-containing protein, translating to MLSFRLTLVQKMILSFAVSGVCLTAALVYALAGLDAMHRVEEEFARKDLAAVTMTIGLRDAILAQERALGKYLILKEQVFRDVFDKNVQQFNNTLFSFQQIYQGSKLKELETSYKLYHQASQKIFAGNTSVVPAMKQSAERIEKIIAEIRDEQQESLVYKLKTTDEQETRTVSRSIFLASFGVVVSSLIAVLLIYSFARSIGKLQKATHRIAEGEFDYDPEIPPGDEIGTLAKDFSRMAIRLKQLEQISLDASPLTRLPGNIAIERAIHQRLAGTVPFAVCYLDLDNFKSYNDRYGYIKASDLIREAGRVIYDAVHGLQEPQAFVGHIGGDDFVVIISAGKAEAACQAIIHAVDALIPDFYSAEDRLKGAIEGVDRYGVHRVFPLISISISALVCTPGSCGSAAEIATAAAQLKDQVKKETGSNYCIVRRGTGDGTVLE from the coding sequence ATGCTGTCCTTTCGGTTGACCCTGGTACAAAAAATGATTTTGAGTTTTGCTGTCAGTGGTGTCTGCCTGACCGCTGCTCTTGTCTATGCCCTGGCAGGTCTTGATGCCATGCATCGCGTGGAGGAGGAGTTTGCCCGTAAAGACCTGGCAGCGGTCACCATGACCATTGGGTTGCGTGATGCAATTCTGGCCCAGGAGCGCGCACTGGGCAAGTATCTGATCCTCAAGGAACAGGTCTTCAGGGATGTTTTTGATAAGAATGTACAGCAATTCAACAACACTCTGTTTTCATTCCAACAGATTTATCAGGGAAGCAAGCTGAAGGAGTTGGAGACATCCTATAAACTCTACCATCAGGCCAGTCAGAAAATCTTTGCCGGCAATACGTCGGTTGTCCCTGCAATGAAACAATCGGCCGAACGCATTGAGAAAATTATTGCCGAGATCAGGGATGAACAGCAGGAAAGCCTGGTGTACAAACTGAAAACAACCGACGAGCAGGAGACCAGGACCGTCAGCCGTTCAATCTTTCTCGCATCATTCGGTGTTGTGGTTTCATCGCTGATCGCCGTTCTGCTGATCTACTCCTTTGCACGCTCGATTGGCAAGTTGCAGAAGGCAACCCATCGCATTGCCGAAGGGGAATTTGATTATGACCCGGAGATCCCGCCGGGGGATGAGATCGGTACGCTGGCCAAGGATTTCAGTCGCATGGCAATACGCCTGAAACAGCTGGAACAGATCAGTCTGGACGCCAGCCCGCTGACCCGTTTGCCGGGCAATATTGCCATTGAGCGGGCCATACATCAGCGTCTGGCCGGTACGGTTCCTTTTGCGGTCTGCTATCTGGACCTGGATAATTTCAAGTCGTACAATGACCGCTATGGCTATATCAAGGCGAGTGATCTGATCAGGGAAGCAGGCAGGGTGATCTACGATGCCGTGCATGGACTGCAAGAACCCCAGGCATTTGTCGGCCATATCGGCGGTGATGACTTTGTGGTCATCATCTCTGCCGGCAAGGCTGAAGCGGCGTGCCAGGCTATCATTCATGCCGTCGATGCATTGATACCCGACTTTTATTCGGCTGAAGACCGGCTCAAAGGGGCGATTGAAGGGGTTGATCGTTACGGCGTGCATCGGGTCTTTCCCCTGATTTCCATCTCAATCTCTGCGCTGGTCTGTACACCAGGCAGTTGCGGCAGTGCTGCCGAGATTGCAACCGCTGCCGCCCAGTTGAAGGATCAGGTCAAGAAAGAGACAGGCAGTAATTACTGTATTGTCAGAAGGGGAACAGGTGATGGGACTGTCCTGGAGTAG
- the rmuC gene encoding DNA recombination protein RmuC — protein sequence MPELLLPALISVLLVITVILLVKVSRLGGQSLEPRLASLERMLERNERTLREELARGREEAQTLGRQGREESIGAMQTLGDGLLKRMSELAGLQKSQLDIFADQLKNLTSTNDSRMEKLRETLQIRLQAIQEDNAKQLEQMRATVDEKLHDTLEKRLGESFKLVSERLELVQKGLGEMQTLANGVGDLKRVLTNVKTRGTFGEVQLGALLEQVLAPGQYAANVETRKGSGQRVEFALRLPGRDGSGDSVVHLPLDAKFPQEDYLRLVEAQERADAVAAEEAGKLLERAIRLAATDIRDKYLDPPQTTDFGIMFLPTEGLYAEVLRRPSLADTLQRDLKVLVAGPTTLAALLNSLQMGFRTLAIEKRSAEVWNLLGAVRTEFGKFGEMLDKTSKKLQEAGNHIEAAATRTRQMERKLKNVQALPSGEAQSLLGIDAVADEN from the coding sequence ATGCCTGAACTGTTACTACCTGCCCTGATTAGTGTACTCCTGGTCATCACCGTTATCCTGCTGGTGAAGGTCTCCCGCCTAGGGGGGCAAAGCCTCGAACCCCGTCTTGCCTCCCTTGAACGGATGCTTGAGCGCAATGAGCGCACCCTGCGTGAAGAACTGGCCCGCGGGCGGGAAGAGGCCCAGACGCTGGGGCGGCAGGGGCGGGAGGAGAGCATTGGTGCAATGCAAACCCTGGGAGACGGTCTGTTGAAGCGGATGAGCGAGCTGGCCGGCCTGCAGAAGAGCCAGTTGGATATCTTTGCCGATCAGCTCAAGAACCTGACCAGTACCAATGACAGCCGGATGGAAAAGCTGCGGGAGACCCTGCAGATCAGGTTGCAGGCCATTCAGGAGGATAACGCCAAACAGTTGGAACAGATGCGGGCAACCGTGGATGAAAAGCTGCATGATACCCTTGAAAAACGGCTGGGCGAGTCATTCAAGCTGGTCAGTGAGCGGTTGGAGCTGGTTCAGAAAGGATTGGGCGAGATGCAGACCCTGGCCAACGGGGTAGGGGACCTGAAGCGGGTGCTGACCAATGTCAAGACCCGTGGCACCTTTGGTGAGGTGCAGCTGGGGGCCTTGCTGGAACAGGTACTGGCTCCGGGGCAGTATGCCGCCAATGTGGAAACCCGTAAAGGCAGTGGGCAACGGGTGGAATTTGCCCTGCGGCTGCCTGGCCGTGACGGCAGCGGGGACAGCGTGGTCCATCTGCCGCTGGATGCCAAATTCCCGCAGGAGGATTACCTGCGGCTGGTTGAGGCCCAGGAGCGGGCTGATGCAGTGGCAGCCGAAGAAGCGGGCAAGCTGCTGGAGCGGGCTATCCGTCTGGCTGCAACCGATATCCGTGACAAATATCTTGATCCGCCCCAGACCACCGATTTCGGGATCATGTTCCTGCCCACTGAGGGGCTGTACGCCGAGGTGCTGCGCCGGCCCAGTCTGGCTGATACCCTGCAGCGCGACTTAAAGGTGCTGGTGGCCGGCCCTACCACCCTGGCAGCCCTGCTCAACTCTCTTCAGATGGGGTTCCGTACCCTGGCCATTGAAAAACGCTCTGCCGAGGTCTGGAATCTGCTGGGGGCGGTACGGACCGAGTTTGGCAAGTTTGGCGAGATGCTGGACAAGACCAGCAAGAAGCTGCAGGAGGCCGGCAACCATATTGAGGCTGCAGCCACCCGCACCCGTCAGATGGAGCGCAAGTTGAAGAACGTGCAGGCCCTGCCCAGCGGCGAGGCTCAGTCGCTGTTGGGTATTGATGCGGTAGCTGATGAAAACTAG
- a CDS encoding HyaD/HybD family hydrogenase maturation endopeptidase, whose product MTPILVLGLGNTIMSDDGIGPKVIEQLLQGGGLPENVVLLDGGTLGLDLLPHLEGVKRLIIVDAVEIGQPAGSCVRLAGDEVPMALETKLSPHQMGMKDLLAVARLMGHLPDEIVLIGVQPASLEMDTELTPAVAAAMPTLLAMVQAELSAG is encoded by the coding sequence ATGACGCCAATATTGGTACTGGGGCTCGGCAATACCATCATGTCTGATGATGGTATCGGCCCCAAGGTAATTGAACAGTTGCTGCAAGGTGGCGGTCTGCCGGAAAATGTGGTCTTGCTGGATGGCGGAACCCTGGGGCTGGATCTGCTGCCCCACCTGGAAGGGGTGAAGCGTCTGATTATTGTGGACGCCGTTGAGATCGGGCAGCCTGCCGGCAGCTGTGTCCGTCTGGCCGGCGATGAGGTGCCGATGGCCCTGGAGACCAAGCTCTCGCCCCACCAAATGGGGATGAAGGATCTGTTGGCGGTGGCCCGTTTGATGGGGCACCTGCCGGATGAGATTGTGCTGATCGGCGTACAGCCGGCCAGCCTTGAGATGGATACCGAGCTAACACCGGCAGTTGCTGCTGCCATGCCGACCCTGCTTGCCATGGTTCAGGCGGAGTTGTCTGCCGGGTGA
- the cybH gene encoding Ni/Fe-hydrogenase, b-type cytochrome subunit, whose protein sequence is MGEKKFKQYIWELPVRWCHWVNVLSIVVLAGTGVLIGNPVFIGSSPEAYLMGWIRFIHFVFAYAFAVSVITRMIWTFRGNCYAGWREYFPFMGAAGRAEMKEVFDYYTFRSKHPPETTGHNPMAATAYFVLFLVYWFMILTGFAMYAEHAPGGTMHSLLKPVYVMMSTQQMHLYHHLAMYLIFGFVINHVYSAWLMDIKEKGGEISSMFSGYKFTTSPYAVCKSRFWDFFPWKSKK, encoded by the coding sequence ATGGGTGAGAAGAAGTTTAAACAGTATATCTGGGAACTGCCGGTCCGCTGGTGCCACTGGGTCAATGTGCTCTCGATTGTGGTGCTGGCGGGGACCGGTGTCCTGATCGGCAATCCGGTCTTTATCGGCAGCTCTCCAGAGGCGTATCTGATGGGCTGGATCCGTTTCATCCACTTTGTCTTTGCCTATGCCTTTGCTGTTAGCGTTATCACCCGGATGATCTGGACCTTCCGGGGCAACTGTTATGCCGGCTGGCGGGAGTACTTTCCCTTTATGGGGGCAGCCGGCCGGGCAGAGATGAAAGAGGTGTTTGACTATTACACCTTCCGCAGCAAGCATCCACCTGAGACCACAGGGCACAACCCCATGGCTGCCACCGCCTATTTTGTGCTGTTTCTGGTCTACTGGTTCATGATCCTGACCGGCTTTGCCATGTATGCCGAGCATGCGCCGGGCGGCACCATGCACAGCCTGCTGAAACCGGTCTATGTCATGATGAGCACCCAGCAGATGCATCTCTATCATCACCTGGCCATGTATCTGATCTTCGGCTTTGTGATCAACCATGTCTACAGTGCCTGGTTGATGGACATCAAGGAAAAGGGTGGAGAGATCTCCAGCATGTTCAGCGGCTACAAGTTCACCACCAGTCCCTATGCGGTCTGCAAGAGCAGATTCTGGGATTTCTTCCCCTGGAAGAGTAAAAAATAG